The window GCCCGCGGTGGCCCTCGACCACCGAGGTGGACGCGCTCGCGCTGCCGCCCCCGCCCTTGGCCTCGTCGCCACCGCCCCCGCTGCCGCTGCCACTGTCCAGGATCAGCGCGACGACCAGGCCGAGCACCGCCATCGCGGCGACGGAGACCGCCCCGATGACCACGGGCCTGGTGTTCCGGTCGCCGCCCGGCGGGGGCGTGTGCTGGGTCGGGACGCCGTACGGAGGCGGGGTCGGCGCCTGCTGCTGCGCGTACGGCGAGGAGACGGGCGTCTGATAGCCGGGCTGCTGCGGGTAGCCGTAGCCGGGGGTGCCGGTGCTGTAGGGGTTGGGCGTCGGGGCCGGCTGGTACGGCGTCTGCACCTGGCCGTGAGACACCGGGCCGGTCTGGTCGACGGGCGGGAAGACGGCAGAGCCGACGCCCGCGCCGCTCGCCGTCCGGGCGCCGGGGACGATGCTGGGCGCGGCCGCCTGGAAGGAGGCCGCCACGCGCAGGCACTCGTCGCGCATGGACTCGGCGCTGGGGAAGCGCTCGTTGGGGTTCTTCCGCAGCGCGCGGGCGACCAGCGCGTCCACCGCCGGAGGGAGCGAGCGGTTGAGGGAGGAGGGCGCCACCGGCTCCTCCTGGACATGCGCGTACGCGATGGCCAGGGGCGAGTCCGCGTCGAACGGCAGCCGCCCGGTGGTCAGTTGGAACAGCATGATGCCGACCGAGTACAGGTCGGACCGCGCGTCCACGCCCCGGCCGAGCGCCTGTTCCGGTGAGAGGTACTGCGGGGTGCCGACGACCATGCCGGTCTGCGTCATCGAGGTCACGCCGGACTGCATGGCGCGGGCGATGCCGAAGTCCATGACCTTGACCACGCCGCGCTTGGTCATCATCACGTTGCCCGGCTTGATGTCGCGGTGGACCAGGCCCATCTCGTGGCTGATCTCCAGCGCGGCGAGCACGTCCGCGGTGATCTTCAGCGCCTTGTCGGCGGGCATCGCGCCGTGCTGCCGGATGTCCTCGTCCAGCACGGAGCTGAGGGGACGGCCCTCGACGTACTCCATGACGATGTACGGCGTCGTCATGCCGTCCACATCGTCCTCGCCGGTGTCGAAGACCGAGACGATGTTGGTGTGCGTGAGCTTCGCCACTGCCTGGGCCTCGCGGCGGAACCGCTCGCGGAAGGCCTGTTCGCGGCCGAGTTCGGTGTGGAGTGTCTTGACCGCGACCTGACGGTCGAGCACGGAGTCGTAGGCCAGGTGCACCGAGGCCATGCCGCCCTCGCCGAGCAGGTCGCGCAGCTGGTAGCGGCCGCCGGCCAGTGCCCGTCCCGGATACTGGCCGTGTGCGCCGTCCTGGCTCATGTCTCCCCGTCCCCCATTAGGCCGTCAGGCGCCCTCGTTGATCCAATGAGTCATTCCCGGCCAAGTCTGCCCCAGGGCACTGACACGTCAAGCTCAGTGCCCGTTCCGTGACCGTACGCGAAAGAAGCGTCGCGGAAGCGTTACAGCGGGCCTACCGCTGGTGCACGGAATTTGCACCACGGCACCCGCAAGGGGTTTCATGGCCGGTCAGCCTCGGGTCAGTTCCGGCGGTGCTCGCCGCGACGATCCTGGACCGGCGGCCCTCGCGGAGCCTGTAGCGTGGCCGACGGAGACCGTGACAACACCGCGCGCACCGCGGGCAGAAACGACGGCGAGGACTGATGGCACAGCAGCATCGCGCCCAGGGCCCGTCCGACCCCGAGGCGAGTGGCGGCGGTATGTCGGACGCGCCGGAGAACTGGGGCAACGACGGCGTGGTCGGCGACGGCCGGTACCGGCTGACGCACAGACTCGGCCGGGGCGGCATGGCCGAGGTGTTCGCCGCGGAGGACGTGCGTCTCGGGCGGACCGTGGCGGTGAAGCTGCTCCGCGCCGACCTGGCCGAGGACCCCGTCTCCAAGGCCCGGTTCACACGTGAGGCCCAGTCGGTGGCCGGCCTCAACCACCACTCGATCGTCGCCGTGTACGACTCCGGCGAGGACGAGGCGAACGGCCAGGCCGTGCCGTACATCGTGATGGAGCTGGTCGAGGGCCGCACCATCCGCGATCTGCTGCTCAACGCGGAGGCGCCCGGCCCGGAGCAGGCGCTGATCATCGTCTCCGGTGTCCTGGAGGCGCTGGCCTACTCGCACCAGCACGGCATCGTGCACCGCGACATCAAGCCGGCCAACGTCATCATCACCGACAACGGCGCGGTGAAGGTGATGGACTTCGGCATCGCCCGCGCCCTGCACGGTGCGTCCACCACGATGACGCAGACCGGCATGGTCATGGGAACTCCGCAGTACCTCTCCCCCGAGCAGGCCCTCGGCAAGGCCGTCGACTACCGCTCCGACCTGTACGCCACTGGCTGCCTGCTGTACGAACTCCTCGCGCTGCGGCCCCCGTTCACCGGCGAGACTC of the Streptomyces sp. NBC_01788 genome contains:
- a CDS encoding protein kinase domain-containing protein yields the protein MSQDGAHGQYPGRALAGGRYQLRDLLGEGGMASVHLAYDSVLDRQVAVKTLHTELGREQAFRERFRREAQAVAKLTHTNIVSVFDTGEDDVDGMTTPYIVMEYVEGRPLSSVLDEDIRQHGAMPADKALKITADVLAALEISHEMGLVHRDIKPGNVMMTKRGVVKVMDFGIARAMQSGVTSMTQTGMVVGTPQYLSPEQALGRGVDARSDLYSVGIMLFQLTTGRLPFDADSPLAIAYAHVQEEPVAPSSLNRSLPPAVDALVARALRKNPNERFPSAESMRDECLRVAASFQAAAPSIVPGARTASGAGVGSAVFPPVDQTGPVSHGQVQTPYQPAPTPNPYSTGTPGYGYPQQPGYQTPVSSPYAQQQAPTPPPYGVPTQHTPPPGGDRNTRPVVIGAVSVAAMAVLGLVVALILDSGSGSGGGGDEAKGGGGSASASTSVVEGHRGPDTSKTIKSDECEEPRESYQDEDKIRLPDFRYKNIRSVKECLQAAGWKLKKVDVDENTYGQDTVLNQFPAADTDVDPKNMPVIQLDVSTGDPPSS